A single Lolium perenne isolate Kyuss_39 chromosome 6, Kyuss_2.0, whole genome shotgun sequence DNA region contains:
- the LOC127308439 gene encoding spliceosome-associated protein 130 A, whose protein sequence is MYLYSLTLQRPTGAVCAVIGSFSGRDSKKSNAAGSSTQEIAVARGGTLDLLRPDPETGRLRTLLSVDVFGSIRSLAHFRLTGATKDYLVVGSDSGRLVILEYSPDRNRFDKVHQETFGKSGCRRIVPGQLLSVDPKGRALCIAALEKQKLVYVLNRDASARLTISSPLEAHKSHTLTFALTALDCGFDNPVFGAIELEYGDSDRDPTGQAAAQAQKVLTFYELDLGLNHVSRKVSEPIDNGANLLVTVPGGGDGPSGLLVCCDNFVLYRNQGHPEVRAVIPRRVDLPSERGVLIVAAATHRQKGLFFFLIQTEYGDIFKVDLEHSGEVVTELRIKYFDTIPVASAICVLRSGFLFAASEFGNHALYQFRDIGRDVDVQSSSATLMETEEGFQPVFFHPRALKNLIRIDEIESLMPIMDMRIANLFDEETPQVYTACGRGSRSTMRILRPGLAISEMARSMLPAEPIAVWTVKKNINDMFDAYIVVSFANVTLVLSIGETIEEVSDSQFLDTTHSLAVSLLGEDSLMQVHPNGIRHIREDGRVNEWRTPGKKTITKVGSNRLQVVIALSGGELIYFEMDMTGQLMEVEKQDMSGDVACLAIAPVPEGRQRSRFLAVGSYDNTIRILSLDPDDCLQPLSVQSVSSAPESLLFLEVQASVGGEDGADYPANLFLNAGLQNGVLFRTNVDMVTGQLSDTRSRFLGLRPPKLFPCIVSHRQAMLCLSSRPWLGYIHQGHFLLTPLSCDTLESAASFSSDQCSEGVVAVAGDALRIFTIERLGETFNETAIPLRYTPRKFVILPKKKYLAIIESDKGAFSAEQREAAKRECLEAAGVSENGNGNGDQMENGDGQEDGAEDSNTLPDEQYGYPKAESEKWVSCIRILDPRSKDTTCLLELQDNEAAVSICTVNFHDKEYGTLLAVGTTKGLQFWPKRSLASGFIHIYKFVNEGRSLELLHKTQVEEVPLSLCQFQGRLLAGVGSVLRLYDLGKRKLLRKCENKLFPRTIVSIHTYRDRIYVGDMQESFHYCKYRRDENQLYIFADDSVPRWLTAANHIDFDTMAGADKFGNIYFARLPQDLSDEIEEDPTGGKIKWEQGKLNGAPNKVEEIVQFHVGDVVTCLQKASLIPGGGECLIYGTVMGSVGALLAFTSREDVDFFSHLEMHLRQEHPPLCGRDHMAYRSAYFPVKDVIDGDLCEQFPSLPADMQRKIADELDRTPGEILKKLEDIRNKII, encoded by the exons atGTACCTCTACAGCCTCACGCTGCAGCGTCCGACGGGCGCCGTATGCGCCGTCATCGGCAGCTTCAGCGGCCGGGACTCTAAGAAGTCCAACGCCGCCGGGTCCTCCACGCAGGAGATCGCCGTGGCCCGCGGCGGCACGCTCGACCTCCTCCGCCCGGACCCGGAGACGGGCCGCCTCCGCACGCTCCTCTCCGTCGACGTTTTCGGCTCCATCCGCTCGCTCGCCCATTTCCGCCTCACCGGGGCCACCAAGGACTACCTCGTCGTCGGCTCCGACTCCGGCCGCCTCGTCATCCTCGAGTACTCCCCCGACCGCAACCGCTTCGACAAGGTCCACCAGGAGACCTTCGGCAAGTCCGGATGCCGCCGCATCGTGCCCGGCCAGCTCCTCTCCGTCGACCCCAAGGGCCGCGCGCTCTGCATCGCCGCCCTCGagaagcagaagctcgtctacgtcctcaaccgcgacgccTCCGCCCGCCTCACCATCTCCTCCCCGCTCGAGGCGCACAAGTCCCACACGCTCACCTTCGCCCTCACCGCCCTCGACTGCGGATTCGACAACCCCGTCTTCGGCGCCATCGAGCTCGAGTACGGTGACTCTGACCGTGACCCTACAGGGCAGGCTGCTGCCCAGGCGCAGAAGGTCCTCACCTTCTATGAGCTCGATCTGGGGCTCAATCATGTTTCACGCAAGGTCTCCGAGCCCATAGACAACGGTGCTAATCTGCTAGTCACAGTGCCTGGTGGCGGTGATGGGCCGAGCGGACTTCTTGTGTGCTGTGACAACTTCGTCCTGTACCGGAACCAGGGCCACCCGGAGGTGCGGGCTGTCATTCCACGCCGTGTTGACCTCCCGTCTGAGCGTGGCGTCCTCATAGTTGCTGCCGCCACACACAGGCAAAAGGGCTTGTTCTTCTTCTTAATACAGACCGAGTATGGTGATATCTTTAAGGTTGACCTGGAACACAGCGGTGAAGTTGTTACTGAGCTCAGGATCAAGTATTTTGACACCATACCTGTGGCATCTGCTATCTGTGTGCTGCGCTCAGGTTTCCTCTTTGCTGCTTCTGAGTTTGGCAATCATGCTCTTTACCAGTTCCGTGATATTGGCCGGGATGTGGATGTCCAGTCCTCCTCAGCGACACTGATGGAGACAGAGGAGGGGTTCCAGCCAGTATTTTTCCACCCGAGGGCGCTCAAGAACCTCATCCGGATTGATGAGATAGAGAGCCTCATGCCAATCATGGACATGCGTATTGCTAATTTATTCGATGAGGAAACGCCCCAGGTGTACACAGCTTGTGGCCGTGGCTCACGCTCCACTATGCGCATCCTTAGGCCTGGCCTTGCCATCAGCGAGATGGCCCGATCGATGCTGCCTGCTGAGCCAATTGCTGTTTGGACTGTCAAGAAGAACATCAACGACATGTTTGATGCCTACATTGTCGTGTCCTTCGCCAATGTTACACTTGTGCTCTCCATTGGTGAGACCATTGAAGAAGTCAGTGATAGCCAGTTTTTGGACACCACTCACTCACTTGCAGTTTCGCTCCTTGGTGAGGACTCTCTTATGCAGGTCCACCCGAACGGAATCAGGCATATTAGGGAGGATGGCCGTGTCAATGAGTGGAGGACGCCTGGAAAGAAAACAATCACTAAGGTTGGATCAAACCGGCTCCAGGTGGTGATTGCCCTCAGTGGTGGAGAGCTCATCTATTTTGAGATGGACATGACAGGTCAGCTcatggaggtggagaagcaggacATGTCTGGTGATGTTGCGTGCCTGGCCATTGCGCCGGTTCCAGAGGGGAGGCAAAGGTCCCGTTTTCTCGCAGTTGGCTCCTATGATAATACCATCCGGATACTCTCCCTCGACCCAGATGACTGCTTGCAGCCTCTGAGTGTACAGAGTGTATCCTCTGCACCGGAGTCTCTCCTGTTCCTAGAAGTACAGGCTTCAGTTGGTGGTGAGGATGGTGCAGATTATCCAGCCAACCTTTTCCTTAATGCTGGTTTGCAAAATGGTGTCCTTTTCCGAACTAATGTTGACATGGTCACTGGTCAGCTGTCAGACACACGGTCTCGCTTCCTTGGTCTGAGACCTCCAAAGCTTTTTCCCTGCATAGTTAGCcaccggcaagcaatgctttgccTGTCCAGCCGTCCCTGGCTTGGCTATATACATCAAGGTCACTTCCTCTTGACACCACTGTCTTGCGATACACTCGAGTCTGCTGCATCATTCTCTTCCGATCAGTGCTCAGAAGGTGTTGTTGCTGTTGCTGGAGATGCTCTCCGTATTTTCACCATCGAACGTCTTGGAGAGACATTCAATGAGACGGCTATCCCTCTGCGTTACACCCCGAGGAAATTTGTGATTCTTCCAAAGAAGAAATACCTTGCTATCATTGAGAGTGACAAGGGTGCATTTAGTGCAGAACAGCGAGAGGCTGCTAAGAGGGAGTGCCTTGAGGCTGCCGGTGTGTCGGAAAATGGAAATGGTAATGGGGATCAAATGGAGAATGGGGATGGTCAAGAAGATGGTGCTGAGGACAGTAACACGCTTCCTGATGAGCAGTATGGTTACCCAAAGGCAGAATCAGAGAAGTGGGTTTCCTGCATTAGAATTCTTGATCCAAGGAGCAAGGACACAACTTGCCTGCTGGAATTGCAGGACAATGAGGCGGCTGTCAGTATTTGCACTGTGAACTTCCATGATAAGGAGTATGGTACTCTTCTGGCTGTTGGTACTACCAAAGGATTGCAGTTCTGGCCAAAGAGAAGCCTCGCTTCTGGGTTCATCCACATATACAAGTTTGTGAATGAAGGGAGATCACTTGAACTTCTTCACAAAACACAAGTGGAGGAAGTGCCTCTTTCTTTGTGCCAGTTCCAGGGACGTTTGCTTGCAGGTGTTGGTTCAGTTCTCAGATTATATGATCTTGGGAAGAGAAAGTTGCTCAGAAAATGTGAAAACAAGCTTTTCCCGAGGACGATAGTGTCTATTCATACTTACCGTGATAGGATCTATGTTGGTGACATGCAAGAG TCATTTCATTACTGCAAGTATAGACGGGACGAAAACCAGCTATATATCTTCGCTGATGACAGTGTTCCCAGATGGCTAACAGCAGCAAATCACATAGATTTTGACACTATGGCAGGAGCTGACAAGTTTGGCAACATATATTTTGCTCGTCTTCCCCAGGATCTCTcagatgagattgaagaagatcCAACCGGAGGCAAGATTAAATGGGAGCAAGGGAAATTAAATGGTGCTCCGAACAAGGTGGAGGAGATTGTGCAGTTTCATGTTGGTGATGTTGTGACATGTTTGCAGAAGGCCTCTTTAATACCTGGAGGAGGTgaatgtcttatttatgggactgTAATGGGTAGTGTGGGAGCACTGCTTGCGTTCACCTCCAGGGAAGATGTTGACTTCTTCTCTCACTTGGAGATGCATCTCCGCCAGGAGCATCCACCATTATGTGGAAGAGATCACATGGCCTACAGATCTGCCTATTTTCCAGTCAAG GATGTGATTGATGGTGATCTGTGCGAGCAGTTTCCATCCCTCCCAGCTGACATGCAGAGGAAGATTGCTGATGAGCTCGACCGAACTCCAGGTGAAATCCTGAAGAAGCTGGAAGACATCAGGAACAAAATCATCTAG